The following coding sequences are from one Bradyrhizobium sp. 200 window:
- a CDS encoding TIGR03790 family protein has translation MFELEMPDKYLRFLTKTIRGLVIGRSPSTAANFLMFACLLAPNFVAAQSPQNTERVDVLDANSATVATLFVPRSSIQTSEIAVLINDNDPQSVEVASYYQQVRNIPSRNMIHLNFDQNKIYPGLTSNNGIDPAEFAALKAQVDAAAGPEVQAFVVSWSRPFRIARFNYYSTNYSITSAFTFGVDAAYLTSNNCAATPVSRYFGSASTAPYTDFGIRPTMMLAGQSAASVKATIDKGLKAGRSLPGGNGWFVRTADNVRSGPRLQDFQATVQTWNRPEGLSMAYFDYSKNGGRSEVKNAADILFYQTGSANVSGLNTNTYAPGALADHLTSSGGNLFGTEQMSALRWLEAGVTASYGTVTEPCAFADKFPAASVLVKSYFRGNTALEAYTKSVRQPSQGVFVGDPLARPFGTRATLVNGVLNIKTSSLEPGINYNLYSAPSATGPFLRIATVAVPRYQFVTITVPGKSAPFYKLEMSGSFPMPSSSVVAKPPIE, from the coding sequence GTGTTCGAGCTCGAAATGCCTGACAAATATCTCAGATTTCTTACGAAGACCATTCGTGGGCTTGTGATCGGCCGATCTCCGTCGACTGCAGCTAATTTTCTCATGTTTGCTTGTCTGCTTGCGCCAAATTTCGTGGCCGCACAGTCTCCGCAGAACACCGAGCGGGTGGACGTGCTCGATGCAAATTCGGCAACGGTTGCAACGCTCTTCGTGCCTCGCAGCAGCATTCAAACTTCAGAGATTGCGGTCTTGATCAACGACAACGATCCGCAGTCCGTAGAAGTTGCAAGCTACTATCAACAGGTGAGAAACATCCCTAGTCGGAACATGATTCACCTGAATTTTGATCAGAATAAAATCTACCCCGGCCTTACATCAAATAACGGCATAGACCCTGCCGAGTTCGCCGCTCTGAAAGCGCAGGTGGATGCGGCGGCAGGTCCGGAAGTTCAGGCCTTTGTAGTCTCTTGGAGCAGGCCGTTTCGTATTGCGAGATTCAATTATTATTCCACCAACTATTCCATTACGAGCGCCTTCACCTTTGGAGTAGACGCCGCTTACCTCACCAGCAACAATTGTGCTGCGACGCCTGTGAGCCGGTATTTCGGATCGGCTTCGACAGCCCCGTATACGGACTTTGGTATTCGACCAACCATGATGCTCGCCGGCCAAAGCGCGGCAAGCGTAAAGGCAACAATCGACAAGGGACTAAAGGCCGGCAGGAGCCTTCCTGGAGGCAACGGTTGGTTCGTTAGAACCGCTGATAACGTGAGGAGCGGGCCCCGGTTGCAGGACTTTCAGGCGACAGTGCAAACCTGGAATCGCCCGGAGGGGCTCTCCATGGCGTACTTCGACTATTCGAAGAATGGCGGCCGATCGGAGGTCAAGAACGCGGCCGACATTCTGTTTTACCAGACGGGGTCAGCGAACGTCTCAGGGCTGAATACAAACACGTATGCTCCTGGGGCTCTGGCGGATCATCTTACATCTAGCGGGGGCAATTTGTTCGGGACGGAGCAAATGAGCGCGCTTCGTTGGCTCGAAGCTGGAGTAACGGCAAGTTATGGCACAGTGACCGAGCCATGTGCATTTGCGGACAAGTTCCCCGCAGCCTCAGTGCTTGTGAAGAGTTACTTTCGCGGCAACACCGCATTGGAAGCCTACACAAAATCGGTCCGTCAGCCGTCACAGGGAGTTTTCGTGGGCGATCCGCTCGCGAGACCTTTCGGTACCCGGGCAACTCTCGTGAACGGAGTTCTCAACATAAAAACGTCGAGTCTTGAACCCGGAATAAATTATAATCTTTACTCAGCACCATCTGCCACCGGCCCCTTTTTAAGGATTGCTACGGTTGCAGTGCCTCGGTATCAGTTTGTAACAATAACCGTCCCAGGCAAGAGTGCTCCCTTTTACAAGCTTGAAATGAGCGGCTCCTTTCCGATGCCATCATCGAGCGTAGTTGCAAAACCGCCGATCGAATAA
- a CDS encoding sugar transferase, with amino-acid sequence MSIWDAFWALASSLLALWLSNALILTQHDWNATVIYCVLSTGFAVVAYLAFGLRNTVTQHFSAHEVLDIAEAVLFAQLLTYGLLFTLTRLDGIARSVPLYHGLLLAGGLIFVRIVTRVGSGERRASEYQLRRDRIIVIGANRLAASFISMLRAYAPNQEGVVAVLDEKSGAIGRTLGGVQVLGTPQELDVIVAEFAVHGVQIDRVILAGDTDLLSSAALHDVERVCKKRQLELSFLPRMLGLTEQGPSNVKVAAATETGQERHLFLRMKRSIDILGSLALMILLLPLFATATLLVLIDVGSPVLFWQERTGRRGLPFLIYKYRTLRAPFDSKGRPTLGDRQPSVIGRYLRATRIDELPQLINVLFGDMSLIGPRPLLPEDQPSNTALRLSVRPGITGWAQVNGAKLVSKEDKEKFDEWYVRNASPWLDTKITLMTLRTLSLNYLGSAEAVEDLAQVQAKQSSLAMPESSPPPKTIASIEPAPPVRAEVVKRSALRG; translated from the coding sequence GTGTCCATATGGGACGCGTTTTGGGCATTGGCGTCTTCCCTTCTCGCGTTGTGGTTGAGCAACGCTTTAATCCTGACGCAGCACGACTGGAACGCAACAGTAATTTATTGCGTGCTTTCTACCGGGTTTGCGGTCGTGGCGTATCTCGCCTTCGGGCTTCGAAACACCGTCACTCAACATTTTTCTGCGCACGAAGTGCTCGACATCGCGGAAGCGGTGTTGTTCGCGCAACTGTTGACTTACGGCCTCCTGTTTACGCTTACTCGCCTCGACGGGATCGCTCGTTCAGTGCCATTGTATCACGGCCTGCTGCTCGCAGGCGGCCTCATCTTCGTTCGTATTGTCACGCGGGTTGGAAGTGGCGAGAGGCGCGCGAGTGAATACCAGTTGCGCCGCGATCGGATAATCGTGATCGGCGCCAATCGACTCGCTGCTTCATTCATCTCGATGCTGCGCGCATACGCACCGAATCAAGAAGGGGTGGTCGCGGTGCTCGACGAAAAATCGGGCGCGATCGGCCGTACCCTTGGCGGGGTGCAGGTCCTCGGAACACCGCAGGAACTTGATGTGATCGTTGCCGAGTTTGCCGTTCACGGCGTTCAAATTGATCGGGTGATCCTTGCCGGTGATACGGACCTTCTCAGTTCCGCGGCCTTGCACGATGTCGAGCGCGTCTGCAAAAAGCGACAACTTGAGTTGTCTTTTCTGCCGCGCATGCTGGGGCTGACCGAACAGGGGCCGTCTAATGTGAAGGTCGCTGCCGCAACGGAGACAGGTCAGGAGCGCCATCTCTTCCTCAGAATGAAGCGATCCATCGATATCCTGGGATCGCTTGCGCTCATGATCCTGCTTTTGCCGCTTTTTGCGACCGCAACGCTGCTCGTGTTAATTGACGTCGGCTCGCCTGTGCTTTTCTGGCAAGAGCGGACCGGGCGGAGGGGGCTGCCGTTCCTGATCTACAAGTACAGGACATTGCGGGCACCGTTTGATTCCAAGGGTAGGCCAACTTTGGGGGATCGACAGCCGTCGGTGATTGGCCGGTACCTGCGGGCCACGCGCATTGATGAGCTGCCTCAGCTCATCAATGTGCTGTTCGGGGATATGTCGCTGATAGGTCCTCGACCATTGCTGCCTGAGGATCAACCGTCCAATACAGCGCTGCGGCTGTCAGTTCGGCCGGGGATTACAGGGTGGGCGCAGGTCAATGGCGCGAAGCTCGTCAGCAAGGAAGACAAAGAGAAGTTTGACGAGTGGTACGTTCGCAATGCGTCGCCTTGGCTCGATACAAAAATCACGCTTATGACCCTTCGCACACTCTCCTTGAACTATCTGGGATCGGCGGAAGCCGTGGAGGATCTGGCTCAGGTGCAAGCTAAACAAAGCAGCCTCGCGATGCCTGAAAGCTCGCCCCCCCCGAAGACGATCGCTAGTATTGAGCCCGCACCGCCGGTCCGCGCTGAGGTTGTAAAGCGCTCGGCTTTGCGCGGCTGA
- a CDS encoding glycosyltransferase family 4 protein: MPRVIFLNRFFYPDHSATSRMVSDLAFELASSGKEVHVITSRQLYDKPGANLPAYEIVHGVHIHRVGTTSFGRSRLLGRAMDYLSFYFTSWRCALSIARPGDILVAKTDPPMISLIGMAAAKQRGAKLVNWVQDVYPEIAIEFGVPFLIAPVRRLLFWLRDISLKAATANVVLGQLPAKLVLSRGVPSDGVTIIHNWSDEDEIVPIAHADNTLRQAWRLSDKFVVGYSGNLGRTHEFLTMLSVSERFRNDDRIVFLVIGGGHQNDGLVHEVKSRGLERSYLFVPYQDASALKYSLGVSDVHWISLRPRFEGLIVPSKFYGIAAAGRPMISIGSKQGELGSLVEKHQCGFAIEEGDVDSLESAITLLSRDHDLCAKMGHRARNMLDHHFTRRQAFDYWQTLISKVELGQPL; encoded by the coding sequence ATGCCTCGCGTCATTTTCCTTAATCGATTTTTCTACCCCGACCATTCCGCCACGAGTCGGATGGTGAGCGATCTTGCATTTGAGTTGGCATCATCGGGCAAGGAAGTTCACGTCATTACCAGTCGACAGTTGTACGACAAGCCGGGGGCGAACTTACCTGCTTACGAAATTGTGCATGGGGTCCATATCCATCGCGTTGGCACGACTAGCTTTGGTCGATCAAGGCTGCTAGGCCGCGCCATGGACTATTTGTCTTTTTATTTTACGTCGTGGCGATGCGCCCTGTCGATCGCGAGGCCGGGTGACATCCTTGTGGCCAAGACTGATCCGCCAATGATTTCATTGATCGGAATGGCGGCTGCAAAGCAGCGAGGAGCAAAACTAGTCAATTGGGTTCAGGACGTATATCCAGAGATTGCGATTGAATTTGGCGTCCCATTCTTGATCGCTCCGGTTCGCCGGCTTCTTTTTTGGTTACGAGATATCTCACTTAAGGCGGCGACAGCCAATGTAGTGCTTGGCCAGCTCCCCGCGAAGCTGGTTTTATCACGCGGCGTTCCTTCGGACGGTGTGACAATCATTCACAATTGGAGCGATGAAGATGAGATCGTTCCCATCGCGCACGCCGATAACACGCTGCGTCAGGCGTGGCGCCTTAGTGACAAGTTTGTCGTTGGATATTCGGGAAACCTCGGCCGGACGCATGAGTTTCTAACCATGCTTTCGGTGTCGGAGCGATTCAGGAACGATGATCGTATCGTATTTCTCGTTATAGGAGGCGGCCATCAGAACGACGGCCTCGTCCACGAGGTAAAGTCGCGTGGCCTTGAGCGGTCTTACTTGTTCGTTCCGTATCAAGATGCAAGCGCGTTGAAATATTCCCTAGGGGTTTCAGATGTGCATTGGATCTCGCTTCGACCGAGATTTGAGGGGCTTATCGTACCCAGCAAATTTTACGGCATCGCGGCCGCTGGACGGCCCATGATCTCGATCGGCAGCAAGCAAGGAGAACTTGGCTCCCTCGTCGAGAAGCATCAATGCGGCTTTGCGATCGAAGAAGGAGACGTCGATTCACTCGAGAGTGCCATCACTCTTCTATCCCGCGACCACGATCTCTGCGCAAAGATGGGGCACCGAGCTCGGAATATGCTTGATCATCATTTCACCCGTCGCCAGGCGTTTGACTATTGGCAAACTTTGATCTCAAAAGTCGAATTGGGTCAGCCGCTCTGA
- a CDS encoding DegT/DnrJ/EryC1/StrS family aminotransferase: protein MTIPQMEPWLGEEEAAAVNDYMRSGGWLMEHDKTRKFESIIADYTGASHCVVTVNGTVSLTLAALACDVKAGDEVIVPNYTMIATANSALLLGARPIFVDVEPETLCLDINQTEAALTTKTRAIMLVTANGRYPKAGIEAFVDLADRYGLALIEDAAQSLGSHYPDGRHIGSVGKVGSFSFSVPKVITTGQGGCLITNDGELAERLRKLKDFGRAAGGADIHQSIGYNFKFTDLQACVGIEQMKKLDWRIERKKKILVKYRHALRAVGPVKFFEQDLVNTTPWFIDILCERRADLQEHLGKKGIGTRVMYPPLNKQQAYQRVGDHPVSELVGRLGLWLPSSSQLTDQQIETVCDAVAEFYS from the coding sequence ATGACAATCCCGCAGATGGAGCCCTGGCTCGGTGAGGAAGAAGCCGCCGCCGTCAACGACTACATGCGCTCCGGCGGATGGCTCATGGAACACGACAAGACACGGAAATTCGAGTCCATCATCGCCGATTATACAGGAGCGTCACACTGCGTCGTAACCGTCAACGGCACCGTAAGCCTGACGTTGGCGGCACTGGCCTGTGATGTGAAGGCGGGAGACGAGGTGATAGTCCCCAACTACACAATGATCGCGACCGCGAATTCCGCGTTATTGCTCGGCGCACGGCCGATTTTCGTCGATGTAGAGCCGGAGACGCTTTGCCTCGACATCAACCAGACGGAGGCAGCCCTAACGACGAAAACCCGTGCAATCATGCTGGTGACCGCCAACGGACGCTACCCCAAAGCCGGAATCGAGGCGTTTGTTGATCTGGCCGACAGATATGGCCTGGCTCTAATCGAGGACGCCGCCCAGTCGCTCGGTTCGCACTACCCGGACGGCCGCCACATTGGCAGCGTTGGCAAAGTCGGCAGCTTTTCATTCTCTGTGCCAAAAGTCATCACGACCGGACAGGGAGGATGCCTGATCACCAACGATGGCGAGCTTGCCGAACGCCTTCGTAAGCTGAAGGATTTCGGTCGAGCCGCAGGCGGAGCGGATATCCATCAAAGCATCGGCTATAATTTTAAATTCACCGATTTGCAGGCGTGTGTTGGTATCGAACAGATGAAGAAGCTCGATTGGCGAATCGAGCGCAAAAAGAAGATTCTGGTAAAGTATCGGCATGCGCTCCGCGCGGTAGGGCCGGTGAAATTCTTCGAACAAGACCTGGTCAATACAACCCCATGGTTCATTGATATTCTTTGCGAAAGGCGGGCCGACCTTCAGGAGCACCTCGGAAAAAAGGGGATCGGTACCCGGGTCATGTATCCTCCCCTTAACAAGCAGCAGGCATATCAGCGCGTCGGAGACCATCCTGTCTCTGAGCTCGTCGGGCGGCTGGGCCTATGGTTGCCTTCCTCGTCTCAACTCACGGATCAGCAGATCGAAACCGTGTGCGACGCCGTCGCAGAATTTTACAGCTGA
- a CDS encoding NAD-dependent epimerase/dehydratase family protein yields the protein MILVTGATGFLGQRLCRRLEEASIAFSRTSLSLGTDLRDFAQTLELFEAVRPTIILNCAGFAGGIQFGLRQPADIFRNNMPMIANLFEAAHQTGVKRIVNPLANCVYPAELTVFEESRFWDGPLHESVMVYGLLRKLSWMGSWAYAKQWGLQTINLVFSNMYGPGDHFDDVRSHAVGGLAMRFLEAHKRGAPEVVVWGSGAPVREWLYVDDAAEAMFRAMTCAPCDQPVNVGIGKGVSIADVAERIGSIINYNGRIVYDRSKPDGAPHKSVDGTRGAALLGWSPQTDLDEGLARTVEWYRQASIA from the coding sequence ATGATTCTCGTGACTGGCGCCACCGGGTTTCTTGGTCAGCGATTGTGCCGGAGGTTGGAAGAGGCGTCCATAGCATTCAGCCGAACGTCACTGTCTCTCGGCACGGATCTGCGCGATTTCGCTCAGACGCTTGAACTGTTCGAAGCTGTTCGTCCGACGATTATTCTTAACTGTGCGGGTTTCGCAGGCGGAATTCAATTCGGACTCAGGCAACCGGCGGACATATTCCGCAATAATATGCCGATGATCGCCAATCTATTCGAGGCTGCGCATCAGACGGGTGTGAAGCGCATTGTAAATCCCCTTGCCAATTGCGTCTATCCAGCGGAGCTCACGGTTTTCGAGGAAAGCCGGTTTTGGGACGGGCCGCTCCATGAGTCGGTGATGGTCTATGGTCTGCTCCGCAAGTTGTCCTGGATGGGCTCCTGGGCGTATGCGAAACAATGGGGCCTGCAGACCATCAACCTCGTATTCTCCAACATGTACGGCCCGGGAGACCATTTCGACGACGTTCGATCGCATGCTGTCGGTGGCCTTGCGATGAGATTTCTCGAGGCGCATAAGCGCGGCGCTCCGGAGGTCGTCGTCTGGGGCAGCGGAGCTCCGGTGCGGGAATGGCTCTACGTCGACGATGCAGCTGAAGCAATGTTCCGTGCCATGACATGTGCGCCGTGCGACCAACCCGTTAACGTCGGCATCGGGAAGGGGGTGTCGATTGCCGATGTCGCTGAACGCATTGGATCGATTATCAATTACAATGGACGCATTGTGTACGACAGGTCAAAGCCGGACGGCGCGCCTCATAAATCGGTCGACGGTACCCGTGGTGCGGCGCTGCTGGGATGGTCTCCTCAAACGGACCTGGACGAGGGCTTGGCGAGGACGGTGGAATGGTACAGACAGGCAAGTATCGCTTGA
- a CDS encoding phosphodiester glycosidase family protein, which translates to MVITPSKHRYAKIALAIALALFASADSVYSRRCAPEPRPVFSGITYGCELLERSEEGHGILHWVRVELSAPGIELYVTPLDPSALAGGFQYRLNWIDDVLRNEGLAVVINGALFTSEPRWRPGLPGDLAKGVETVVSDHVTSHIWEHTYLLWFDDALNAHLRPSKPPRPEDLRKAKWGIGGQGVGLQGGRVWSGSDRKADSRTAVGIDAERKLLFLTVAESASPRLLLEQLSKLGARDAMLLDGGGSSAMAIGEGGRNLARGTLLGGWRPVATFFGVKAHRLSEP; encoded by the coding sequence ATGGTCATAACGCCCTCAAAGCATCGCTATGCCAAGATTGCCCTTGCCATTGCATTGGCGCTCTTCGCTAGCGCGGATTCAGTCTATTCGAGACGGTGCGCGCCCGAGCCCAGGCCAGTATTTTCAGGCATCACCTACGGCTGCGAACTTCTGGAGCGTAGCGAGGAGGGGCATGGCATCCTGCATTGGGTGCGCGTTGAACTCAGCGCTCCGGGAATAGAGCTTTACGTCACTCCACTTGACCCGTCTGCCCTGGCGGGCGGCTTTCAATATCGCCTGAATTGGATAGACGACGTCCTTCGAAACGAAGGCCTTGCGGTCGTTATCAACGGTGCACTGTTTACGTCAGAGCCCAGGTGGCGACCGGGATTGCCAGGGGATCTTGCAAAGGGGGTGGAGACCGTTGTGTCAGACCATGTGACGAGCCATATCTGGGAACATACCTATCTCCTATGGTTTGACGATGCGCTAAACGCGCATCTGCGGCCGTCCAAGCCGCCAAGGCCGGAGGATCTCCGAAAGGCGAAATGGGGGATCGGCGGGCAGGGCGTTGGCCTGCAGGGCGGCAGGGTATGGTCCGGCAGCGACCGAAAGGCTGATTCACGGACGGCTGTCGGAATAGATGCGGAGCGCAAGTTGCTTTTTCTGACTGTAGCGGAGTCGGCTTCACCGCGCCTTCTACTCGAGCAGCTATCGAAATTGGGCGCACGCGATGCCATGCTGCTCGACGGCGGTGGCTCATCCGCGATGGCCATCGGGGAAGGCGGCCGGAACCTAGCAAGGGGAACGCTGCTCGGGGGCTGGCGTCCGGTGGCGACTTTTTTCGGCGTCAAAGCGCACCGGCTTAGCGAACCGTAA
- a CDS encoding tetratricopeptide repeat protein, whose protein sequence is MPITFFIPAFRAARLARGSGQRWRSVLALSIAALAIAGCSEKAPTKDQILFRANEAFAAQRYIQAEKDYREVLRLAADDPVAMRRLAVLYYDQGQIAQAYPLLKKFAGLQPDDAEMQVKFGLAVLATGDYAQAREAALQALSKRPGDEQALSLLTDTARSSEEVEDVRKTIEDRRKADQDRPSYHLALGSLGFRKGEKAHAEAEFKKALELDPKSGTAHVALAMLYWSNNDLKAADQELKTAADLAPATSPVRMRYVDFKLRTGAAAEAKAMLEDINKQLPEYLPPRVALLKIVCAEQQKEDCAARVQNILAQDPANFEAVYQDAIISVKKGDTSKAIRELEFLSNSFPRNALVRYQLASAYLLSAINASEVNVRNATESAENRVSEAVKLDPKLEPAVLLFAELKIRKGSAATAIEPLKELIKERPQTAQSYYLLATAYLAQRQNTEAASTYQQMETLFPKDAQPSFLLGNVLLAQGQQADARKAFERAAVISPDYLPATERLIDFEIADKQYATAMGRAQQQIDKDPKRAQPWALRAKVYLAQRDFAHAEPDLAKAIEIDPKFEAASLLLAQLYIATSKQDQAIAKLNAFAEQNKSIPALVQLASIYEKDKNYTAARDAYEKLLAINGNNALALNNLAVVYSERLDQVDKALDLAKRARTNSPNNPNLADTLGWVMFRKGDYRNALPLLQEGAAKLTENPEVQYHLAMAQYMMGDEAAAKTGLQKAVQLPSAFPQKDEAQQRLAILTVDAKTSTGDARAALDAYLQQQPRDPVALTRLARLQVRDGLADQAIATYQKVIDANPLFAPALRDLALAYLARGGDDSRAFDIAAKARQAYPDDAEIAKTFGILNFKRGLFPQSVELLNQAAGSRRNDADIQLYLGKSYQQLKRWDDCKSALERALAIGLPAATRTDAQTQLTTCTEQGAQ, encoded by the coding sequence ATGCCCATTACCTTTTTTATCCCGGCATTTCGCGCGGCGCGTTTGGCTCGGGGCTCCGGTCAACGCTGGCGGTCAGTGCTCGCATTATCAATCGCGGCGCTGGCGATTGCCGGTTGCTCGGAAAAGGCTCCCACCAAAGACCAAATTCTTTTTCGCGCCAACGAAGCCTTTGCCGCTCAACGCTATATTCAGGCCGAAAAAGACTATCGTGAGGTACTCCGGCTTGCTGCTGACGATCCGGTGGCGATGCGTCGACTGGCGGTCTTGTATTATGACCAGGGGCAGATAGCCCAAGCCTATCCTCTGCTGAAGAAATTCGCCGGCCTGCAGCCGGATGACGCAGAAATGCAGGTCAAATTCGGACTCGCTGTCCTTGCGACGGGCGATTACGCGCAAGCGCGCGAAGCGGCCCTGCAAGCATTGTCCAAACGCCCGGGCGATGAGCAAGCGCTGTCGCTGCTGACCGATACTGCCCGATCATCTGAAGAAGTTGAAGATGTCAGAAAGACGATCGAAGATCGTCGCAAAGCGGATCAAGACCGTCCGAGCTATCATTTGGCGCTAGGCTCGTTAGGCTTCAGAAAGGGTGAAAAAGCCCACGCTGAAGCAGAATTCAAGAAGGCCCTCGAACTCGATCCCAAGTCCGGCACGGCTCACGTGGCACTGGCCATGCTGTATTGGAGCAACAACGACCTCAAGGCCGCAGATCAAGAACTCAAGACCGCGGCGGACCTTGCGCCCGCTACCTCCCCCGTCCGGATGCGATATGTAGATTTCAAGCTTCGAACAGGAGCTGCTGCAGAGGCGAAGGCCATGCTCGAGGACATCAACAAGCAACTGCCCGAGTATCTGCCGCCTCGCGTAGCTCTTTTGAAGATCGTATGCGCTGAGCAACAAAAAGAAGACTGTGCTGCCCGCGTGCAGAACATTCTGGCCCAAGACCCCGCCAACTTCGAGGCGGTCTATCAGGATGCAATCATCAGCGTAAAAAAGGGCGATACATCCAAGGCCATCCGTGAACTGGAATTCTTGAGCAATTCGTTTCCTCGCAATGCGCTGGTCCGCTATCAGCTTGCCAGCGCTTATTTGCTCTCCGCCATCAACGCCAGCGAAGTGAATGTGCGGAATGCCACCGAGAGCGCGGAAAACCGGGTAAGCGAAGCGGTCAAGCTCGATCCCAAACTTGAGCCCGCAGTGCTGCTGTTCGCCGAACTCAAGATTCGCAAAGGCAGCGCCGCCACTGCGATCGAGCCCCTAAAGGAATTGATCAAGGAACGACCGCAGACCGCGCAGTCCTATTATCTTCTCGCAACAGCCTATTTGGCCCAGCGACAAAACACCGAAGCGGCATCGACCTACCAGCAAATGGAAACGCTGTTTCCTAAAGATGCGCAGCCCTCCTTTCTTCTGGGCAACGTTCTGCTGGCACAAGGTCAGCAGGCAGACGCTCGAAAGGCGTTCGAACGAGCCGCTGTGATTTCTCCCGATTATTTGCCTGCCACTGAGAGACTGATCGACTTCGAGATCGCGGACAAACAGTACGCCACCGCCATGGGGCGAGCTCAGCAGCAGATCGATAAGGATCCCAAGCGGGCTCAGCCGTGGGCCTTGCGTGCCAAGGTCTATTTGGCGCAGCGCGACTTTGCTCATGCCGAACCCGACCTCGCAAAAGCCATCGAAATCGACCCCAAGTTCGAAGCGGCTTCTCTGTTGCTCGCGCAGCTCTATATTGCCACAAGCAAACAGGACCAGGCGATTGCGAAGCTCAATGCTTTCGCCGAACAGAACAAGAGCATTCCAGCGCTTGTCCAGCTCGCCTCCATCTACGAAAAGGATAAGAATTATACGGCCGCGCGCGATGCCTACGAAAAGCTGCTTGCCATCAATGGCAACAACGCCCTTGCCTTAAACAATCTTGCGGTAGTTTATTCCGAGCGCCTCGATCAGGTTGACAAGGCGCTGGATCTAGCCAAGCGAGCCCGTACGAACTCTCCGAACAATCCGAATCTTGCGGATACGCTAGGATGGGTCATGTTCCGCAAGGGCGATTATCGAAATGCCCTGCCGCTTCTGCAGGAGGGAGCCGCCAAGCTGACGGAAAACCCCGAGGTTCAATACCACCTGGCAATGGCTCAATACATGATGGGAGACGAGGCGGCCGCCAAGACCGGGTTGCAAAAGGCAGTGCAGCTGCCCTCGGCATTCCCACAAAAAGATGAAGCGCAGCAACGCTTGGCAATCCTGACGGTAGATGCAAAGACTTCTACCGGCGATGCGCGCGCGGCCCTGGACGCTTATCTCCAGCAACAGCCCCGCGACCCGGTTGCGCTCACGCGGCTCGCCCGTTTGCAGGTGCGAGACGGCTTGGCTGATCAGGCAATTGCAACCTATCAGAAAGTCATCGACGCAAATCCGTTGTTTGCGCCCGCTCTTCGTGATCTCGCCCTCGCTTATTTGGCGCGGGGGGGCGATGACTCAAGGGCATTCGACATCGCCGCAAAGGCGCGCCAAGCATATCCAGATGATGCAGAGATCGCCAAAACATTCGGTATCCTGAACTTCAAGCGTGGGCTTTTTCCGCAATCCGTGGAGCTTTTGAATCAGGCCGCGGGGTCCCGCCGCAATGATGCAGACATTCAGCTTTACCTCGGAAAGAGCTATCAGCAGTTGAAGAGATGGGATGATTGCAAATCAGCTCTCGAGCGGGCACTCGCAATCGGTCTCCCCGCGGCAACGAGAACAGACGCCCAGACGCAATTGACGACTTGTACCGAACAGGGGGCACAGTGA